A single Gambusia affinis linkage group LG20, SWU_Gaff_1.0, whole genome shotgun sequence DNA region contains:
- the tut1 gene encoding speckle targeted PIP5K1A-regulated poly(A) polymerase gives MSSDSDIQTTTRGFCCKLCNVILPNLPSVEQHVKGRKHQTLSTVRSTRKSHEEHSVFVSGIKPQISSTDLTEYFEQFGAVSDVIVDKDKGVYAIVQFSETESIQAALACVEHQLKGLKLRVKPREKKEFKLIPKKKNDPQSLQKIFERLKPELCQLSSVDAQMKLLVERLQLGENEKKARVLVVQLLQEVFVEFFPGSQILLFGSSVNTFGIHSCDLDLFLDLENTKTFQARAKASTEQAGEGVSDDGRSEDSILSDIDLSTASAAEVLELVATILKRCVPSVHKVHVVSTARLPVVKYHHRELNLHGDITLNNRLGVRNTHFLQLLSGLEERLRPLVFTIRYWAKQQQIAGNPSGAGPLLNNYALTLLVVFFLQNCRPAVLPTVDQLRDMACEEEECVIDGWNCTFPSQPIAVQPSQNTQDLCSLLAGFFSFYTQFDFPSCVISLRQGNALPITDFLSQTKDGEAPPEGPPSEPKLGPLNLLDPFELSHNVAGNVNERSLRSFQKACQEADKFCHSLRYHNKSTKGKSWGLGRLLAPLGGAQQAPPERLVITIPFRSAALPEGLRGELHSARDGSRLLWSRKVCSAVEVVLKTVLRCELEASTATGAEEMETTLNDSVQSVESHSDGSPQPVGAKRPLSSGSDDSVTPPGKKPRLARTAKADFPPWFCVQRHAVWVGRRKVRRELVKDPDSRPEGSCLELESQVTASIADSEPELKDPLEFKVCPQTVGGTENTSLLLNLEPGSDKAGVLHDFFHFLEVFVPKMVETVLESGAGSA, from the exons TGCCGAGTGTGGAGCAGCATGTGAAGGGGCGGAAGCACCAGACGCTGAGCACCGTCCGCTCCACCAGGAAGAGCCACGAGGAGCACAGCGTGTTCGTCAGCGGCATCAAACCACAGATCTCCTCGACCGACCTGACCGAGTACTTTGAGCAGTTTGGGGCCGTCTCTGACGTCATCGTGGATAAGGACAAG GGGGTGTATGCCATTGTTCAGTTCAGTGAGACAGAGAGCATCCAGGCGGCTCTAGCCTGCGTCGAGCACCAGCTCAAGGGCCTAAAGCTGCGGGTTAAACCTCGGGAAAAGAAGGAGTTCAAACTGATTCCCAAGAAGAAGAACGACCCTCAGAGCCTCCAGAAGATCTTTGAGCGGCTCAAGCCTGAGCTGTGTCAGCTTTCTTCG GTGGATGCCCAGATGAAGCTGCTGGTGGAGCGACTCCAGCTGGGAGAGAATGAAAAGAAGGCCAGAGTTTTGGTGGTCCAGCTCCTGCAGGAGGTCTTTGTTGAATTCTTTCCAG GCAGTCAGATTTTGCTCTTTGGTTCATCCGTCAACACTTTCGGTATTCACTCGTGCGACCTGGACCTGTTCCTGGACCTGGAAAACACCAAGACCTTCCAAGCACGGGCTAAGGCCTCCACAGAGCAG GCAGGCGAAGGCGTGTCGGATGACGGCCGCTCCGAGGACTCCATCCTGTCCGACATCGATCTGTCCACGGCGTCTGCAGCCGAGGTCTTGGAGCTCGTGGCCACCATCCTGAAGCGCTGCGTCCCCAGCGTGCACAAAGTCCACGTGGTCAGCACCGCTCGCCTCCCCGTCGTCAAGTACCATCACCGCGAGCTCAACCTGCACGGAGACATCACGTTGAACAACAG ACTTGGTGTGAGGAACACCcacttcctgcagctgctgtcggGGCTGGAGGAGAGGCTGAGGCCTCTGGTGTTCACCATCCGATACTGGgccaagcagcagcagatcgCTG GTAACCCCAGCGGCGCCGGCCCGCTCCTCAACAACTACGCCCTGACGCTGCTGGTCGTCTTCTTCCTGCAGAACTGCCGGCCAGCGGTGCTGCCCACAGTGGACCAGCTCAGAGACATGGCCT gtgaggaggaggagtgtgTGATCGATGGCTGGAACTGCACCTTCCCCAGTCAGCCCATTGCAGTGCAGCCCAGCCAGAACACTCAGGACCTGT GTTCTTTGCTCGCCGGCTTCTTCTCCTTCTACACACAGTTTGATTTTCCCAGCTGCGTCATTTCCCTCAGGCAGGGCAACGCGCTTCCAATCACCGACTTCCTGTCGCAGACTAAAGACGGCGAAGCACCGCCGGAGGGGCCGCCCTCCGAGCCCAAGCTGGGTCCCCTGAACCTGTTGGACCCCTTCGAGCTCTCCCACAACGTGGCGGGGAACGTGAACGAGCGCTCGCTGCGCAGCTTCCAGAAGGCGTGCCAGGAGGCCGACAAGTTCTGCCACAGCCTGCGCTACCACAACAAGAGCACCAAGGGCAAGTCGTGGGGCCTGGGCCGCCTGCTGGCCCCGCTAGGCGGCGCCCAGCAGGCCCCCCCGGAGCGGCTCGTCATCACCATCCCCTTCAGGTCCGCTGCCCTCCCAGAGGGGCTCCGCGGGGAGCTGCACTCGGCAAGGGACGGTTCCAGGCTGCTGTGGTCCAGGAAGGTCTGCTCCGCCGTGGAGGTGGTTCTGAAGACCGTCCTCAGGTGTGAGCTGGAGGCTTCCACGGCAACCGGGGCGGAGGAGATGGAGACCACGCTTAACGACAGCGTCCAGAGCGTGGAGTCTCACAGCGACGGCAGCCCTCAGCCCGTCGGCGCCAAGAGGCCTCTGTCGTCCGGCAGCGACGACTCAGTGACGCCTCCTGGCAAAAAGCCGAGACTGGCGAGAACGGCGAAGGCCGACTTCCCGCCCTGGTTCTGTGTCCAGAGGCACGCGGTGTGGGTGGGCAGGCGGAAGGTGAGGCGGGAGCTGGTGAAAGATCCGGACAGCAGACCAGAGGGCAGCTGCCTGGAGCTGGAGTCCCAGGTCACAGCGTCCATCGCCGACAGCGAGCCGGAGCTAAAGGACCCCCTGGAGTTCAAGGTCTGCCCCCAGACGGTGGGCGGGACGGAAAACACCAGTCTGCTGTTGAATCTGGAGCCAGGAAGTGACAAGGCAGGGGTTCTTCACGACTTCTTTCACTTCCTGGAAGTGTTTGTTCCCAAGATGGTGGAGACGGTGCTGGAGAGCGGAGCGGGCAGCGCTTAG